ttttttattatcagtGATAGAGGATGATGCACGATTTGTCAACAAAGAGGTGTGGCTTATCCAAACATGGTCACTAAGTTTTACTAGGCCATGGGTCAAATGGAGGCTTACAAGGAGTCCTTCTTGTTCACTACTCGGGGAGTGACCATTACTATATCAGCAGATATtatcgttgattttcttgggaTCCCACTTCAAATTGGTGCATACCTTATACAATAATCAGTAGCAGGAACTAATGGTGATGATGCCATCAAGGATGAGGCTCTAGCAGATGAGGGTTCCACAGATGTCGAGATTCGTCAGTTGATGCATGACAAttcagctcctccatatgatggtaACAATTTGATCAAACATGTTAATTGTATTGCATTTTTTtcgcaaaataaatttgattgtatCGCATAATATTGATCCGAATAAATACAAGACTGATTTCGACATTGAATGGACTCAATTTATGTTATGAATAGCATGAGGAGAGCTGAATAATATGCTTTTATACTTCCTAATCCGCATCCGATTTGATTCATGGTATTCtagtggaggtagtctaccgtATGCATTGATGATTTCAAACCTCCTAGTCCAATTGGGGGTTAATGTGCTAATAATAGAGTAGAGGCAACCATAGATCCGACCCCTCAACAATATCACCTTCAGCAAGAGTGAGGGCCACTTGTGGAAAGCTTGCATTAATGTTCCAGCGACACAAGATAGTGGCAAGGAGTGTGATCCAGCTTTTACTAATGTTGTTGTTGCTAGACAGGCTGGAAAGGCTACTATCATGGAGGTATGATCCCTCCTCGATAAGCATCACACACTTTTAATTCAAGAGATGGAGAGAATCATTGCGCCCATCATAGTTCGACTATAGGAGATTGACGAACGCATTGCTGTCACCCAGGAGGACTTGGATAATCTtacacaataattttatttgttttttgactttttgttttgtaattaacaTGTTATCGAGttaattaatatttcttttttatttgttatatatagttagcTTGTTTCTTATCAAAATCAGTTTCCTTATTTTATTTACCACTTtatgataatataaaaaatgacactCCATAGAAggtaatgtttttttaattgcaaatttttatttagtataataaaatttattaattagttcttaaattaattatatacaatttctaggaatatgatatatttttatttaacataaataataataaaccctTATAGGTTATTTTTGatcttttgaaaatgataattaataaattcaaataatatttatttttaaaatatttgaatgcaccgtttgaacgtttatTATAAGCATTCGAATGGTTTATAGCTCCATTTGAACATAAAAATACCATTCGAACTATGTAACAACCATCATcgccaaatttatttattacttccCACCAAAACATTCATTCGAAATGTCAACATTTGAACGTGAATTAAAATACTGTTCGAACTTGTATGGGTTTGTTTGAATGGTATAGGCTTTATAGctactattatttataacatCCCACCAAAACTATAGTTCGAATGGTTAAATTTCTCATTTGAATGGTTTTTACCTTTCCCCgcacaattatatatacatttgcGCCACAACTATTATTCAAACATAAGTAAAATACTGTTTGAATGTTTTTTGAAGAGTtcgaacagttttttttttttttaaacgacatatttcatctcaaaaagTCTAGTTCGAATATATATTTCCATGTTTGAACGCATAAAAAGCTGCTTCCATGTGTTGAggtgaaatttaattttcatcccaaataaATACTTTTAGGGacaatttaatttgtttttaaaaaatttcatctctaaaaatctaatttcttgtagtgtcaaTAGCATATTGAGCAAGAATCTTCAACTCGGTCGTAGACCATTTCCACATCTAGCTAATTGCATAAAAGCCTCGTCTCTCCTAACTTGGGCCCATTACCAAGCTTCATTTGCTAAAAGGACCAAGCCAAGAATTTGTCTACTGCTTAGAGAGGCATTTTGGAGTTTCGATATAATCTTCTCCACCGCCGTGATCAATCTGTTTTCTATGAATTTTGAGAGGATTTTGTACATCCCTCATACCAAGCCACTCACCAAGCTAATAAGATTATAATCATTTACGCACCTAGTTTTTTTGGAATGATTGCAATGAAGGTTGTGTTGAGGCTTTTTCCAAACcttcaattttcataaactcaTGGAAACCCCTCATGATTATAATTCAAAACAATTCTTGACCATTTCATAATTGTAGCCAAGTGCTACGTACGTACATGTTTCACTTTAACAGGAGAGGTTTTGGTAGGGGGTAGAGAAAAAACTGTTACAAGCATAATCTGGTACTGGAACTCGGATAATTATATCAAAACATGATAGCATAATGTCGTTATTACTATTATCTCtgtatagaaaataaaatcttacatctacaaaataaaatatataaaattccgCAGTTCCAACTAGTAATGCACCAGACCATGTACATGACAAAGGAAAGAGCtctagaaattaaccaaaaattcCGCAGTTCCAACTAGTAATGCACCAGACCATGTACATGACAAAGGAAAGAGCTCTAGAAATTAACCACCACATACTGGCTCTTTTTTCTATCCTAAAATCTAAGTTACATGTAAAAAGTCTTGGCAAAATTGAAAATTCGAGTCTCTACAACATTTTATGTGACCGTTATCATTGCCACTGTAGGCATATTACTGATTTTTTCCCTCCAAGGTATTTCAGACAACTTGGATACAATGAATGATAGGCTTAAATGAGTGATAGacaaatctatttatcatcatttttatcgTCATCCTGATTCCTCTCAACATTCCATTGACGTGGCATTAAATGATAggcttacaaataaaatataataaatagcctCAAATCATTTAATGCCACATCATGGGATGATGATAGAATGATAGTAAaaaagatgatgagtagcattacttggatacaatatatatatatatatattttataagtacaAAACATGGCTACAATATGATTCCATTCTCCATCAAATTGTATACCAAACAATGTAATATCTAGTCTATGCTCTATTCTAATGTTACTACCAAACTAAGGAATAAGAATAGCTATTCCAATCCTAGGAATTGTCATTCGAACAAAACATGTCCCAAATGTTTGAACtccttaaaagtatttttaacagttaagaaaaacctttttcttttcccaagaAATTGCATCAAAATTACCATAAGGAAGTTTGTCTCCACATCTTGCTATTTTTTCGAAAAGGAGTAGCGAAAAGAACAACCATCGTATAGAAATAGCcatatcaaaattatattttcttcttgatGTTGTAAAACTGAAAGCATGTGGTAACCAGCAAAAGGGTTCCAGAAGGAAACTTCTATATAACAAGAACAGAGTGCAGCCTATCATTCTGGAAGACCTAAAAgcttagaattaaaaaaaaaaaaaataagggtcGTTCGTCATGCTTCATTCCAAACTTCATAGATATTAGAAGGCAGTGATAAAGGTGTAAAAGGGGACACCAGTAccaaacttgttcacaagacaAAGACTACACACCAAGCAGGAgtatttcaagtttcaacagTCAAACATCTTTCGAGGAACACCATCTATTCATGAGGCTTCGTCCACACCTGCAAGTCATGAAAGTGCGTCTCAACATCAACAATCACATATAACCAACCAGTGGTGGAGTAGGGATTTTGATTGTGGAAAAGATTAAACGGGcgttgaaagaaaaaatataaaaatataaaagaatacaaataacaaaatatataaaaattgaacaacagttaattatcatttaaaacatataaaGTAATAACATTTTTATCATGGAATGAGCTACAACAAGCATACAGCAAAATTCTTAGGGCACCGGTAGCAAGGTGATCAGATGTTAAGGACTAAGAAATGAAAGCTGCCCACATTAAACATACCCTCTAAACAGCCATTTCACAGAGAGCAAGCACATGTTAACTTTCATCCAGATGGTGTAACTGCATATAGCAGAAGTCCTCCCCACTGGCTTACTAAAAATACAACCGTAGAACTCCTAAAGAACTCCATCCAACTTtaattcataaaatatcttggatataaagaaataaaacatatcatctaTCCATCCTCATGACAGCTAGTCAATCCTGAATTGCTATGGATGAACCCCACAAGTGAACACCAACAGCACTGCCAACAATCTTTCCTGAGCTAAATCTCTTTCTGAGGTTCTTACCAGACAAACAGCAACCTCATATGGTGCAAAGTATACAACATCCTAAATTTATCACTCCTCCACCTCAGCAATCTCTTCTTCTGCATTGTGAATCTTCAGgttttacaacaaaaaagaatATGCGTTCTTCCATGATTTGTATATGAATtgctttttttattcatatttttgggaCACAAATTGTTGATATTTATCTATGACAACACTTTCTATCTTGTTTTGATGGAATAAGGTaatgtttttgataagtaagagaaACTTCTATTGAAACAAGTAAATAGGTATAGCCCAAATACACAGAAATATGTGAAAGCGAAATGGGGTAAGGTAAATTGAGCGAGAGATCAGTGGCTTGCTGATGTATTTCACTTTAAGACTTTAACTtgcatcattttctttcttgtttctccttccttttgttttcttctatttaAGAAAGACTCCCCTTTCTTTGTAATTGGTTCCATCAACTTTTAGGCGCATGCATAATACATTTGGATGTGAACTTTTATGCCCCTCGCACTCCCACCCCACAACAAAGAAGTGACAGTGGGTAATAAGTTAAAGAATGATATTTAAAGGCAATTGCTTACATACAAGATCTCAACAACAAAGCGGAATCTTCCATTTACATTAATGCCAAGTTAAACTAGTACTGCCCCTCTCAAATAAAACACACTCATGCAACCAACAGGATCCAATCAAAGGGATTTCAACTAAAGCATTTGAAATTTTACCCAAAAGAGGGGCTCTATAGATCTGTGAAAGATAATGCCACACAGatacatatgtgtgtgtgtgtgtgtgagtgtgcGCGCGTGCATGTGCATGCGCGAATGTGTGTGCGTGTGCAAATGCATGTGCATTCAGCATCACTCTTTGGAGTCGGCGAGAGGAAAAAGTGAATTCATTCCTAAAGAGTAGATAGGTGAACTCAAGTACCACCAGTAGAATGGCAATTAAAAGCTTCAGAAGATGAATTGGCTTAGCCTAGAAATATGAAAGTTAGATGGTGATTGTATTAAAAACCAATTCCCATAAGCACAGAAATGGCAGTCGTATTTGAAACCTTTAACTTAGAGTTAAGTTTCAAGAGAAATTGGACAAAAGAATAGAAGAAAGGGAGAATGGCCTCTGTTCTTACCATTATGACCTTTTATAAGCACAAAAAACCTTTTAGTAATACAATAGCCCATATACCGTGCTGTTAAAATATAGTAGTTCAGTCAACACAGCACAACACTGTAAACTGTTCTACCCTGAAACAGAGAGTAACTGAACTCGATGTGAAATAAAGGGCATCATGATGTCTCACTTTCCTGGGAGGCTCATTTTCCCGATTTGTGTCAAAAGAGATTATTGAGggtatgtttggatcaatttcACACTTTGATGAATTGTGGGAGAATCCATGAGGGTCACAAATATTTTGAGGTTGGAAATATGAGGATAAAAGCTGTTAGATTCGTAGACATGGTGAGAAGTGTTATTCATCTTATCAAATTTCCGGTTCCCCAAGTTTTATGTTGGCACGGAAGTTCAAAGTTTTGAAGGATAATCTGAAGAAGTGGAATGTAAAAATCTTAGAGAATGTTGATTGTTAGAAGAAGCCTCTCCATGAGGTGTTGCAGGGCCTGTAGGGTAGGGAGAAGATTAGGATTCTTTCGGATGAGGAAAGGTTGAGGAAAACTTGTGTGACTGCCGAACTTGAAAAGGTGATAGGAGATCTCAGGCAGGCAAAATTCTGAGACAATTCGAATATGGCATTGAACCAGAAGGATAAAATCACTTTAAAGACTTGAACcattaaaaaatgttatttgaACAAGGGAAAAGGGGAGAGAAGAAATAATCATCCATCTATATTATTATGCCACTCAAGACCAAAAACgaaaagctatatatatatatatatagtggagtACACACAAAAATTTCCCCGAAAAAATTAAGTCACACCTAAAAGAGCAAAATGTAACCAGGTCATCAATATAATGGACTTCATGATGTTTCACTTTCAGAAAAGATACACTTCAGCAAAGGTGATTACAATCAGAGACTATTTAGAACTTTGATAAGGAGACACTTAAATTATCGTCTGATAAGTAAcgcaacattttaaaaaattaaagatttactATAaagttcaaagaaaaagaagctatGAAGTGGAGAAGTATTAATTGGGTACGGTTACGTGTAATTGTTTAGGTCTCATGGGCGAGTCCTAAGGGCTCTACCAAGGGGTGGTTCcccatcatttaaaaaaaaacagttgTGTAATTGTTGAGACAAAAGGacgttttaattttaatttttttttactagataaaggatattttaattaaataaagcaCAAACAAAATCTATTACCCAAAACATGTAAGTTATACAAAGGACAATAATACAATTGTTTTCTGCTAAAATTCAAACTGAATTCTTGGAGCTCAATTGCTATTATTCAACGCTTAGGGGGAAACGAGATCAATAAACCATGTCAGAAATAAACACCAATCACCAATCGCCAATGCACCATGTTTTAACAACATTGAAACAAGCTGAAGTTCAGTGTGAAATAAGATCTAAATCCAAAAGAACGTATGCTAAAACCACTAGTCAGAAAAGCTCCTATTTTTTCTTTGCAAATACGaaggatgataaataaattagaaaaaaacaaAGCTGAAGGAGAAAGCATAAGTATAATAATCTGCACAATACATTGGCATCAGGATAACTGCACCTAATGCAAAATAACAGGCAGAGTCTTCTATCAAATGTATATGATAAAAACATAGAGCAAACTAATTATGCAAATATAGCGATTAATAAGAGAGTAAAcctccagaattttttttttttaaaagcaatcttttttatttatttttaaatgactataaAAAAGGGTTCAATCCTTAAAAGAAATGTACGCTTCACTAAGGAAATAAACAAGATTACCAGTTTGCTTATCCAATGCATTATGGTACTCCGGCTTATCCTCCACACAGGCCTTTGCTACTAGACCGTGATTTGTCTCGGCCCCATCCTTCTCGTCCGGGAACCGTACAACGACGACGGGACAGACGCAGTGGTGCACGCAATAATCGCTGACACTACCGAGCCTGCTCTTTGTGGCGCGGCGTGAGGCTCCGAAACCTCGGCTACCCATGATGACGGTGCTGAGGCCGAGGCGCTCGACCTCGAGACAGAGGCGCTCCTTCATGTCGTGGTCCTTGACGATGTGAATCTTGAAGTGGATTTGGGCATGAGCGAGTGGCTGGGCGAGGTCGTTGGCTTTGGTGACGGTGAAGGCGTCGAAGTCGTGCTCGAGCTTCAGCTGGGAAAGCTCGTCGTGGAGGGAGAGGTCGATGGCACCCCAGTCGGCGCCATAGAGGACACTGGTGGGTCGGACGTGGATGAGGATGACGGAGTCACCGGGACGCAGATAGTTATGGACGGCCCATTTGACGGCAAAGGCGCTTTCGTCGCTAAGATCGACGGCTATCCCGATCTTGCGTTGGTC
This sequence is a window from Carya illinoinensis cultivar Pawnee chromosome 9, C.illinoinensisPawnee_v1, whole genome shotgun sequence. Protein-coding genes within it:
- the LOC122277143 gene encoding universal stress protein PHOS32-like — encoded protein: MTSPKHPTDTATAITVQPSSPRFPISGTSNPGDQRKIGIAVDLSDESAFAVKWAVHNYLRPGDSVILIHVRPTSVLYGADWGAIDLSLHDELSQLKLEHDFDAFTVTKANDLAQPLAHAQIHFKIHIVKDHDMKERLCLEVERLGLSTVIMGSRGFGASRRATKSRLGSVSDYCVHHCVCPVVVVRFPDEKDGAETNHGLVAKACVEDKPEYHNALDKQTGVDEAS